A part of Eschrichtius robustus isolate mEscRob2 chromosome 20, mEscRob2.pri, whole genome shotgun sequence genomic DNA contains:
- the FN3KRP gene encoding ketosamine-3-kinase isoform X2, with protein MEELLRRELGCGSVKATGHSGGGCISQGRSYDTDRGRVFVKVNPKAEAKRMFEGEMASLTAILKTGTVKVPKPIKVLDAPGGGSMLVMEHLDMRYLSSHAAKLGTQLADLHLDNRRLGETLQKEAGTVGKGGGQVERPFVDQFGFDVVTCCGYLPQVNDWQRDWVTFYARQRIQPQMDLLEQGSGDREARELWAALQLKIPDLFHDLDIVPALLHGDLWGGNVAEDSSGPIIFDPASFYGHSEYELAIAGMFGGFSGSFYSAYHSKVPKAPGFEKRLKLYQLFHYLNHWNHFGSGYRGSSLSIMRNLIK; from the exons ATGGAGGAGCTGCTGAGGCGGGAGTTGGGCTGTGGCTCCGTCAAGGCCACGGGTCACTCGGGGGGTGGGTGCATTAGCCAGGGCCGGAGCTACGACACGGACAGAGGACGAGTGTTTGTGAAAGTGAACCCCAAGGCGGAG GCCAAAAGGATGTTTGAAGGTGAGATGGCAAGTTTAACTGCCATCCTAAAGACAGGCACAGTGAAGGTGCCCAAACCCATCAAGGTCCTCGATGCCCCTGGAGGTGGCAGCATGCTGGTGATGGAGCATTTGGACATGCGGTATCTGAGCAG TCATGCTGCAAAGCTTGGAACCCAGCTGGCAGATCTACACCTAGACAACAGGAGGCTTGGAGAGACTCTCCAGAAGGAGGCTGGCACAGTGG GGAAAGGAGGTGGGCAAGTGGAGCGGCCCTTTGTGGACCAGTTTGGCTTTGACGTGGTGACGTGCTGCGGGTACCTCCCCCAG GTGAACGACTGGCAGAGGGACTGGGTCACATTCTATGCCCGGCAGCGCATTCAGCCTCAGATGGACCTGCTGGAACAGGGGTCTGGGGACAGGGAGGCCCGTGAGCTCTGGGCTGCTCTGCAG TTAAAAATCCCTGACCTGTTCCATGATCTGGACATCGTCCCAGCCCTGCTCCACGGAGACCTCTGGGGAGGAAACGTGGCGGAGGATTCCTCTGGGCCCATCATATTTGACCCAGCTTCCTTCTATGGCCACTCGGAGTATGAGCTGGCGATAGCCGGCATGTTCGGGGGCTTCAGTGGCTCCTTTTACTCCGCCTACCACAGCAAAGTCCCCAAGGCCCCAGGCTTTGAGAAGCGCCTTAAGCTGTATCAGCTCTTCCACTACTTGAACCACTGGAATCACTTTGGATCAGGGTACAGAGGGTCCTCCCTCAGCATCATGAGGAATCTCATCAAATGA
- the FN3KRP gene encoding ketosamine-3-kinase isoform X3 encodes MRGGCGQGQALWGCHEGSGVTAWGVFQGEICLPKAGTRTFGLEMGKVVEMRWFPVPGRRCHRTWWSIQAKRMFEGEMASLTAILKTGTVKVPKPIKVLDAPGGGSMLVMEHLDMRYLSSHAAKLGTQLADLHLDNRRLGETLQKEAGTVGKGGGQVERPFVDQFGFDVVTCCGYLPQVNDWQRDWVTFYARQRIQPQMDLLEQGSGDREARELWAALQVRAPQWNSEAELMPSEFVFCGTGERTVTFFYHFNYYPFLTLSY; translated from the exons ATGAGGGGGGGatgtgggcagggccaggccctgTGGGGCTGTCATGAGGGAAGTGGGGTGACAGCTTGGGGTGTGTTCCAGGGTGAGATTTGCCTTCCAAAAGCAGGAACAAGGACTTTTGGACTGGAAATGGGAAAGGTGGTGGAGATGAGGTGGTTTCCAGTGCCGGGTAGGAGATGCCATAGGACTTGGTGGTCCATTCAG GCCAAAAGGATGTTTGAAGGTGAGATGGCAAGTTTAACTGCCATCCTAAAGACAGGCACAGTGAAGGTGCCCAAACCCATCAAGGTCCTCGATGCCCCTGGAGGTGGCAGCATGCTGGTGATGGAGCATTTGGACATGCGGTATCTGAGCAG TCATGCTGCAAAGCTTGGAACCCAGCTGGCAGATCTACACCTAGACAACAGGAGGCTTGGAGAGACTCTCCAGAAGGAGGCTGGCACAGTGG GGAAAGGAGGTGGGCAAGTGGAGCGGCCCTTTGTGGACCAGTTTGGCTTTGACGTGGTGACGTGCTGCGGGTACCTCCCCCAG GTGAACGACTGGCAGAGGGACTGGGTCACATTCTATGCCCGGCAGCGCATTCAGCCTCAGATGGACCTGCTGGAACAGGGGTCTGGGGACAGGGAGGCCCGTGAGCTCTGGGCTGCTCTGCAG GTCAGGGCCCCTCAGTGGAATTCAGAAGCAGAACTGATGCCTTCAGAGTTTGTTTTTTGTGGGACGGGAGAGAGGACTGTGACTTTTTTTTATCACTTTAATTATTACCCTTTTTTAACTCTCAGTTATTGa
- the FN3KRP gene encoding ketosamine-3-kinase isoform X1, with protein MRGGCGQGQALWGCHEGSGVTAWGVFQGEICLPKAGTRTFGLEMGKVVEMRWFPVPGRRCHRTWWSIQAKRMFEGEMASLTAILKTGTVKVPKPIKVLDAPGGGSMLVMEHLDMRYLSSHAAKLGTQLADLHLDNRRLGETLQKEAGTVGKGGGQVERPFVDQFGFDVVTCCGYLPQVNDWQRDWVTFYARQRIQPQMDLLEQGSGDREARELWAALQLKIPDLFHDLDIVPALLHGDLWGGNVAEDSSGPIIFDPASFYGHSEYELAIAGMFGGFSGSFYSAYHSKVPKAPGFEKRLKLYQLFHYLNHWNHFGSGYRGSSLSIMRNLIK; from the exons ATGAGGGGGGGatgtgggcagggccaggccctgTGGGGCTGTCATGAGGGAAGTGGGGTGACAGCTTGGGGTGTGTTCCAGGGTGAGATTTGCCTTCCAAAAGCAGGAACAAGGACTTTTGGACTGGAAATGGGAAAGGTGGTGGAGATGAGGTGGTTTCCAGTGCCGGGTAGGAGATGCCATAGGACTTGGTGGTCCATTCAG GCCAAAAGGATGTTTGAAGGTGAGATGGCAAGTTTAACTGCCATCCTAAAGACAGGCACAGTGAAGGTGCCCAAACCCATCAAGGTCCTCGATGCCCCTGGAGGTGGCAGCATGCTGGTGATGGAGCATTTGGACATGCGGTATCTGAGCAG TCATGCTGCAAAGCTTGGAACCCAGCTGGCAGATCTACACCTAGACAACAGGAGGCTTGGAGAGACTCTCCAGAAGGAGGCTGGCACAGTGG GGAAAGGAGGTGGGCAAGTGGAGCGGCCCTTTGTGGACCAGTTTGGCTTTGACGTGGTGACGTGCTGCGGGTACCTCCCCCAG GTGAACGACTGGCAGAGGGACTGGGTCACATTCTATGCCCGGCAGCGCATTCAGCCTCAGATGGACCTGCTGGAACAGGGGTCTGGGGACAGGGAGGCCCGTGAGCTCTGGGCTGCTCTGCAG TTAAAAATCCCTGACCTGTTCCATGATCTGGACATCGTCCCAGCCCTGCTCCACGGAGACCTCTGGGGAGGAAACGTGGCGGAGGATTCCTCTGGGCCCATCATATTTGACCCAGCTTCCTTCTATGGCCACTCGGAGTATGAGCTGGCGATAGCCGGCATGTTCGGGGGCTTCAGTGGCTCCTTTTACTCCGCCTACCACAGCAAAGTCCCCAAGGCCCCAGGCTTTGAGAAGCGCCTTAAGCTGTATCAGCTCTTCCACTACTTGAACCACTGGAATCACTTTGGATCAGGGTACAGAGGGTCCTCCCTCAGCATCATGAGGAATCTCATCAAATGA
- the FN3K gene encoding fructosamine-3-kinase, with the protein MEQLLRAELRTATLRAFGSPGAGCISEGRSYDTDAGPVFIKVNRRTLARQMFEGEMASLEALRSTGLVRAPQPIKVIDLPGGGAAFVMEHLKMRGLSSQASKLGDQMADLHLYNQKLREKLREEENRVGQRAEGAGPQYVTKFGFHTVTCCGFIPQVNDWQDDWPTFFTQHRLQAQLDLIEKDYADREARELWSQLQVKIPDLFCGLEIVPALLHGDLWSGNVAEDDTGPIIYDPASFYGHSEFELAIALMFGGFPRPFFTAYHRKVPKAPGFDRRLLLYQLFNYLNHWNHFGKQYRSPSLGTMRKLLK; encoded by the exons ATGGAGCAGCTGCTGCGCGCGGAGCTGCGCACCGCGACCCTGCGCGCCTTCGGGAGCCCCGGGGCCGGCTGCATCAGCGAGGGACGCTCCTACGACACGGATGCCGGTCCCGTGTTCATCAAGGTCAACCGCAGGACGCTG GCCCGGCAGATGTTTGAGGGGGAGATGGCGAGCCTGGAGGCTCTTCGGAGCACCGGCCTGGTGCGGGCGCCTCAGCCTATCAAGGTGATTGACCTGCCTGGAGGTGGGGCTGCCTTTGTGATGGAGCATCTGAAGATGAGGGGCCTGagcag TCAGGCATCAAAACTAGGAGACCAGATGGCAGATTTGCACCTTTACAACCAGAAGCTCAGGGAGAAGTTGAGGGAGGAGGAGAACAGAGTGG GCCAGAGGGCTGAGGGTGCCGGGCCCCAGTATGTGACCAAGTTCGGCTTCCACACGGTGACGTGCTGCGGCTTCATCCCACAG GTGAACGACTGGCAGGATGACTGGCCAACCTTCTTCACCCAGCACCGGCTCCAAGCACAGCTGGACCTCATTGAGAAGGACTATGCTGACCGAGAGGCACGAGAACTGTGGTCACAGCTACAG gtGAAGATCccagatttgttttgtggcctagaaaTTGTCCCCGCCCTTCTTCATGGGGATCTCTGGTCAGGAAATGTGGCAGAGGACGACACCGGCCCCATTATTTACGACCCGGCCTCCTTCTACGGTCATTCTGAGTTTGAACTGGCGATTGCTTTGATGTTCGGGGGGTTTCCCAGGCCCTTCTTCACCGCCTACCACCGGAAGGTCCCCAAGGCTCCAGGGTTTGACAGGCGGCTGCTGCTCTATCAGCTCTTTAACTACCTGAACCACTGGAACCACTTCGGGAAGCAGTACAGGAGCCCATCCCTGGGCACCATGAGGAAGCTTCTCAAGTAG